One Anaerobacillus alkaliphilus genomic region harbors:
- the hutU gene encoding urocanate hydratase gives MTETKKRVVRANRGLELQCKGWEQEAVLRMLCNNLDPEVAEKPEDLIVYGGIGKAARNWESFDTIVQQLKTLEADETLLIQSGKPVGRFRTHEHAPRVLLSNSVLVPKWANWEHFNHLEKQGLMMYGQMTAGSWIYIGTQGILQGTYETFAAIAKKHFNNTLRGTVTLTAGLGGMGGAQPLAVTMNDGVVLTVDVDAERIQKRIETRYCDRMTHSLDEALEWVLAAKKDGTPLSIGLVGNAAEVHHEILARGVEIDIVTDQTSAHDPLNGYVPVGYSLDQSNELRKENPELYVQLANQSMKKHVEAMLEFQQRGSIVFDYGNNIRQVAKDEGLENAFDFPGFVPAYIRPLFCEGKGPFRWVALSGDPEDIYRTDRLIKELFPENEALCRWIDMAQERVAFQGLPSRICWLGYGERVKMGLAMNELVRTGELKAPIVIGRDHLDCGSVASPNRETEAMLDGSDAVGDWAILNALVNTSAGASWVSVHHGGGVGMGYSLHAGMVVVADGTDRARDRLERVLNTDPGMGVIRHADAGYELAKEVAKEKNIVIPMDGGK, from the coding sequence ATGACTGAGACAAAAAAACGAGTAGTAAGAGCAAATCGTGGATTAGAGCTTCAATGTAAGGGTTGGGAACAGGAAGCCGTGCTTAGAATGCTTTGTAACAATCTTGATCCAGAAGTAGCAGAAAAACCAGAGGATTTAATTGTTTATGGTGGCATAGGGAAGGCTGCACGGAACTGGGAGTCATTTGATACGATCGTTCAACAGTTAAAAACACTAGAAGCTGATGAAACGTTGCTGATCCAATCAGGCAAACCAGTTGGGCGCTTCCGTACTCATGAGCACGCACCGAGAGTGTTACTTTCTAATTCAGTACTAGTCCCAAAATGGGCGAATTGGGAGCACTTCAACCACCTCGAAAAACAAGGGCTAATGATGTACGGGCAAATGACAGCTGGAAGCTGGATTTACATTGGAACGCAAGGGATATTACAAGGTACTTACGAAACGTTCGCAGCAATTGCTAAAAAGCATTTTAATAACACATTAAGAGGAACAGTAACGCTAACTGCAGGTCTTGGCGGAATGGGGGGTGCTCAACCTCTAGCGGTTACGATGAATGATGGAGTCGTTCTAACAGTCGATGTAGACGCAGAGCGAATTCAAAAACGAATCGAGACAAGATATTGTGACCGGATGACGCATTCGTTAGACGAAGCATTAGAGTGGGTACTGGCTGCGAAAAAAGATGGAACACCACTTTCAATTGGACTCGTTGGAAATGCCGCTGAGGTTCATCATGAGATTTTAGCTCGTGGAGTCGAGATTGATATAGTTACAGACCAAACGTCAGCTCATGATCCGCTAAATGGCTATGTACCAGTAGGGTACTCACTTGATCAATCCAACGAATTACGTAAAGAAAATCCAGAACTGTATGTTCAACTTGCGAACCAAAGCATGAAAAAGCATGTTGAAGCTATGCTTGAGTTCCAACAACGCGGTTCAATTGTTTTTGATTATGGAAATAACATTCGTCAAGTAGCCAAAGATGAAGGCTTAGAGAATGCTTTTGATTTTCCTGGATTTGTTCCAGCCTACATTCGTCCACTGTTCTGCGAAGGAAAAGGACCGTTTCGTTGGGTAGCACTCTCAGGTGATCCAGAAGATATTTACCGTACAGATCGCTTAATTAAAGAGTTGTTCCCAGAGAATGAGGCGCTTTGTCGTTGGATCGATATGGCTCAAGAAAGGGTAGCTTTCCAAGGCTTGCCTTCACGTATATGCTGGTTAGGTTATGGTGAGCGGGTGAAAATGGGCCTTGCGATGAATGAATTAGTTCGTACAGGTGAGCTCAAAGCGCCGATTGTCATTGGACGTGATCACCTTGATTGCGGTTCAGTAGCGTCACCTAATCGTGAAACAGAAGCGATGCTTGATGGAAGTGATGCAGTAGGGGATTGGGCAATATTGAATGCATTAGTCAACACATCTGCTGGTGCAAGCTGGGTATCTGTACACCACGGTGGTGGTGTTGGTATGGGTTATTCTTTACATGCTGGAATGGTTGTTGTCGCAGATGGGACTGATCGAGCGAGAGATCGTCTTGAGCGAGTCTTAAACACAGATCCAGGAATGGGTGTTATACGCCATGCGGATGCAGGATATGAGCTTGCTAAAGAGGTAGCGAAAGAGAAAAATATTGTGAT
- the hutH gene encoding histidine ammonia-lyase produces MVTLTGQSLTFPDIKKILLDGEEVSASKESMEKVIASRKAVEKIVEDEKIVYGITTGFGKFSDVYIDKEHVESLQLNLIYSHACGVGEPFPEIVSRAMVVLRANALLKGFSGVRPIVIEQLLKIVNAGIHPIIPQQGSLGASGDLAPLSHLALVLIGEGDVFYKGEKTTAMKALTSEGIFPITLTAKEGLALINGTQAMTAMGVVAYLEAEKLALQSEIIASLTMEGLQGIIDAFDEDIHLARGYQEQVDVAKRIRTHLVDSKLTTRQGEVRVQDAYSLRCIPQVHGATWQTLGYVKEKLEIEMNAATDNPLIFDNGEKVISGGNFHGQPIAFAMDFLKIAMAELANISERRIERMVNPQLNDLPPFLSPEPGLQSGAMIMQYVAASLVSENKTLAHPASVDSIPSSANQEDHVSMGTIGSRHAYQIITNVRRVLAIEAICAMQACDIRGREKMATTTREFLDEGRKVVPIITADRIFSKDIEALNTWLKESCEIEHYQYIRGEKI; encoded by the coding sequence ATGGTTACATTAACAGGTCAGTCGCTGACTTTTCCCGACATAAAAAAAATCCTCTTAGACGGCGAAGAAGTATCAGCTTCAAAAGAAAGTATGGAGAAGGTCATTGCTAGTCGTAAAGCGGTAGAAAAAATAGTGGAAGACGAAAAAATCGTCTACGGAATTACCACGGGTTTTGGGAAATTTAGTGATGTATATATTGATAAAGAGCATGTGGAGTCCCTACAGTTGAACCTGATTTACTCTCACGCATGTGGTGTAGGAGAGCCGTTTCCTGAGATTGTCTCACGAGCTATGGTCGTTCTAAGAGCAAATGCATTACTGAAAGGTTTCTCAGGAGTTCGCCCGATTGTCATTGAACAATTGCTGAAGATAGTGAATGCAGGGATACATCCAATCATTCCGCAACAAGGTTCCCTAGGAGCCAGCGGAGACCTTGCTCCTCTATCTCATCTTGCCCTCGTTCTAATTGGTGAAGGCGATGTATTTTACAAAGGGGAAAAAACAACGGCTATGAAGGCTTTAACAAGTGAAGGGATCTTTCCAATCACGTTAACTGCCAAAGAGGGGCTAGCCCTCATTAATGGGACGCAAGCGATGACAGCTATGGGTGTAGTTGCTTATCTGGAAGCAGAAAAACTAGCGCTTCAATCCGAAATTATTGCTTCACTTACAATGGAAGGCCTCCAAGGAATAATTGATGCCTTCGATGAAGATATTCACCTTGCACGTGGTTATCAAGAACAAGTCGACGTTGCCAAACGAATTCGCACTCATTTAGTAGACAGTAAGCTCACCACTAGACAAGGGGAAGTACGCGTTCAAGATGCTTATTCATTACGTTGCATTCCACAGGTTCACGGAGCTACATGGCAAACTCTAGGTTACGTAAAAGAAAAGTTAGAAATTGAAATGAATGCCGCTACAGATAACCCGCTTATTTTTGATAACGGTGAAAAGGTGATCTCGGGTGGTAACTTTCACGGCCAACCAATAGCATTTGCGATGGATTTCTTAAAAATTGCCATGGCCGAGCTTGCAAATATTTCTGAGCGCAGAATTGAAAGAATGGTTAATCCACAGTTAAATGATTTGCCACCATTTTTAAGTCCAGAACCAGGTTTGCAATCAGGGGCAATGATTATGCAATATGTAGCAGCTTCTCTTGTTTCAGAAAATAAAACGTTGGCACATCCAGCGAGTGTTGACTCAATCCCATCTTCAGCAAATCAAGAAGACCATGTTAGTATGGGGACTATTGGTTCTAGACACGCCTATCAAATTATCACAAATGTTCGTCGTGTTCTTGCCATTGAAGCCATTTGTGCGATGCAGGCTTGTGACATTCGTGGTAGAGAAAAAATGGCGACGACAACACGTGAATTTTTAGATGAAGGCCGAAAAGTAGTGCCAATCATTACCGCAGATCGAATTTTTTCAAAAGATATTGAAGCACTGAATACATGGTTGAAAGAAAGTTGCGAGATTGAACATTACCAATATATAAGGGGCGAAAAAATATGA
- the hutP gene encoding hut operon transcriptional regulator HutP, with translation MRELLRMTTFSKDRQIGRLAIMLLLSEHDQAEQQKMISDLGWLGCTGKVGSMDTNKVVAAIETAAKKNGVIKSDVYRESHALYHAIMEALSGVTRGQVQIGSVLRTVGLSFSILRGNPYESEAEGDWLAVCLYGTIGAPVKGSEHETIGLGINHI, from the coding sequence ATGAGAGAGTTGTTACGTATGACAACATTTAGTAAAGATCGCCAGATTGGGCGATTAGCAATCATGCTTTTACTTAGTGAGCACGACCAGGCTGAGCAGCAAAAAATGATTAGTGATTTAGGCTGGCTGGGCTGTACGGGTAAAGTTGGTTCAATGGATACCAACAAAGTTGTTGCCGCAATTGAAACCGCAGCAAAGAAAAACGGTGTCATCAAGAGCGATGTCTATCGCGAGTCTCATGCTTTGTACCATGCCATCATGGAAGCACTTAGTGGTGTCACGAGAGGGCAGGTGCAAATCGGCTCTGTACTAAGAACCGTAGGCTTAAGTTTTTCCATTCTTCGTGGCAATCCTTATGAGAGTGAGGCGGAAGGAGACTGGCTTGCTGTCTGTCTTTATGGAACAATTGGTGCTCCGGTTAAAGGGTCCGAACATGAAACAATAGGTTTAGGTATCAACCATATATAA